The following coding sequences lie in one Kribbella sp. NBC_00709 genomic window:
- the hemE gene encoding uroporphyrinogen decarboxylase, with product MPSTSPLDRSPYLLAARGERPSHTPVWFMRQAGRALPEYHKAREGISMLESCMRPDLVVEITLQPVRRYGVDAAIFFSDIVTPLQFAGYDIEIKPGVGPVAADPIRDAAGVAAVRPVTAADVPFTTEAIQQLVSELGGTPLIGFAGAPFTLASYLVEGGPSKDFAKTKAMMHGQPDLWHALADRLADVAIAFLSVQVEAGASAIQLFDSWAGGLSPRDYERFVLPHSAKVFDALAPYGVPRVHFGVNTGELLGLMSAAGADVVGVDWRVPLDEAVRRVGPKPLQGNLDPALLFAGWDAIEPEIDRILEEGKAAPGHIFNLGHGVPPSADPDVLARVAKYVQTRSAQ from the coding sequence GTGCCTTCGACGTCGCCGCTGGATCGTTCGCCCTACCTGCTCGCCGCCCGGGGGGAGCGGCCGTCGCACACCCCGGTGTGGTTCATGCGACAGGCGGGACGGGCGCTGCCCGAGTACCACAAGGCGCGGGAGGGCATCTCGATGCTCGAGTCCTGCATGCGTCCCGACCTTGTCGTCGAGATAACGCTGCAGCCGGTCCGCCGTTACGGCGTCGACGCGGCGATCTTCTTCTCCGACATCGTCACCCCGCTCCAGTTCGCCGGTTACGACATCGAGATCAAGCCTGGGGTCGGCCCGGTGGCGGCGGACCCGATCCGGGACGCCGCCGGGGTCGCGGCGGTCCGCCCGGTCACCGCGGCCGACGTGCCGTTCACCACCGAGGCCATCCAGCAGCTCGTCTCCGAGCTCGGCGGTACGCCGCTGATCGGGTTCGCGGGCGCGCCGTTCACGCTCGCGTCGTACCTGGTCGAGGGTGGGCCGAGCAAGGACTTCGCGAAGACCAAGGCGATGATGCACGGTCAGCCGGACCTGTGGCATGCGCTGGCGGACCGGCTGGCCGATGTCGCGATCGCGTTCCTGTCGGTCCAGGTCGAGGCCGGCGCGTCGGCGATCCAGCTGTTCGACTCGTGGGCCGGCGGCCTGTCCCCGCGCGACTACGAACGGTTCGTGCTGCCGCATTCCGCCAAGGTGTTCGATGCGCTCGCGCCGTACGGCGTACCTCGGGTGCACTTCGGCGTGAACACCGGCGAGCTGCTCGGCCTGATGAGCGCGGCCGGCGCCGACGTGGTCGGGGTCGACTGGCGCGTCCCGCTGGACGAGGCGGTGCGACGAGTCGGCCCGAAGCCGCTGCAGGGCAATCTGGATCCGGCCCTGCTGTTCGCCGGCTGGGACGCGATCGAGCCCGAGATCGACCGCATCCTCGAGGAGGGCAAGGCCGCCCCCGGCCACATCTTCAACCTCGGTCACGGGGTCCCGCCGAGTGCCGACCCCGACGTGCTCGCCCGGGTGGCGAAGTACGTGCAGACCCGGAGCGCTCAGTGA
- a CDS encoding glutathione peroxidase: protein MSLYDIPLTTLSGASTSLGEYKGKAVLVVNVASKCGLTPQYEGLENLQKKYGSRGFTVLGAPCNQFGGQEPGTAEEIDTFCSTTYGVTFPMLDKLDVNGEGRHPLYAELTLTPDAEGEAGDIQWNFEKFLVSPEGTVAARFRPRTEPESDEVVAAIEAQLPA from the coding sequence ATGAGCCTGTACGACATTCCGCTGACCACTCTGTCCGGTGCATCGACGTCGCTCGGTGAGTACAAGGGCAAGGCCGTTCTGGTCGTCAACGTTGCGTCGAAGTGCGGCCTGACGCCGCAGTACGAAGGTCTCGAGAACCTGCAGAAGAAGTACGGTTCCCGCGGCTTCACCGTCCTCGGTGCGCCGTGCAACCAGTTCGGCGGCCAGGAGCCAGGCACCGCCGAGGAGATCGACACCTTCTGCTCGACGACGTACGGCGTGACGTTCCCGATGCTGGACAAGCTGGACGTGAACGGCGAGGGCCGGCACCCGCTGTACGCCGAGCTGACCCTGACCCCGGACGCCGAGGGTGAGGCCGGCGACATCCAGTGGAACTTCGAGAAGTTCCTGGTCAGCCCCGAGGGCACCGTCGCCGCCCGCTTCCGCCCCCGCACCGAGCCGGAGTCGGACGAGGTCGTCGCCGCGATCGAGGCCCAGCTCCCGGCCTGA
- a CDS encoding ribonuclease D has translation MSSANTPQPSTSDDPTATLPLLELRDGLSDVIDVESALTDAVEAFRAGSGPVAVDAERASGYRYSHRAYLVQLRREGSGSALVDPIPFGDLSALGDAIVDTEWIIHAANQDLACLAEVGMVPRQVFDTELAGRLLGYPKVGLASLVSEVLGYRMRKEHSAADWSTRPLPAPWLVYAALDVEMLIELRDAIEQELRREGKWEWAEQEFAAILDAPPREPKPDPWRRTSGMHRVRNRRSLGVVRALWEARDQIAESADISPGRILPDAAIVEAASAMPADRDTLQKLTAFKGRGAHRHMRTWWEAVDHARRLPDSELPKQGPRYDGPPPARAWADRDPDAAARLSAARTAVAEIAEAHRLPTENLLAPDTIRRLAWSPPSDVNLEVVTTFLRDHHARPWQIGLTADVLTDAMTSEAPAKPLDQPPD, from the coding sequence ATGAGTTCAGCCAACACTCCGCAGCCGTCCACCTCGGACGACCCCACCGCGACCCTGCCCCTGCTGGAACTGCGGGACGGGTTGTCGGACGTGATCGATGTCGAGTCGGCGCTGACCGACGCCGTCGAGGCGTTCCGGGCCGGCAGCGGGCCGGTGGCTGTCGACGCCGAGCGCGCGTCCGGCTACCGCTACTCGCACCGTGCGTACCTGGTCCAGCTGCGCCGTGAGGGCTCCGGCTCCGCACTCGTCGACCCGATCCCGTTCGGCGACCTGTCCGCGCTCGGCGACGCGATCGTCGACACCGAGTGGATCATCCACGCCGCCAACCAGGACCTGGCCTGCCTGGCCGAGGTCGGGATGGTGCCGCGACAGGTGTTCGACACCGAGCTGGCCGGCCGCCTCCTCGGGTACCCGAAGGTAGGGCTCGCCTCGCTGGTCAGCGAAGTGCTCGGTTATCGGATGCGCAAGGAGCACTCCGCGGCCGACTGGTCCACCCGGCCGCTGCCGGCGCCGTGGCTGGTGTACGCCGCGCTCGACGTCGAGATGCTGATCGAGCTCCGCGACGCGATCGAGCAGGAGCTGCGCCGCGAAGGCAAGTGGGAGTGGGCCGAGCAGGAGTTCGCCGCGATCCTCGACGCTCCCCCGCGCGAGCCCAAGCCGGACCCATGGCGCCGTACGTCGGGCATGCACCGGGTCCGCAACCGCCGCAGCCTGGGCGTCGTCCGCGCGCTGTGGGAGGCGCGGGACCAGATCGCCGAGTCCGCGGACATCTCGCCCGGCCGGATCCTGCCGGACGCCGCGATCGTCGAGGCCGCGTCCGCGATGCCGGCCGATCGGGACACGCTGCAGAAGCTGACCGCGTTCAAGGGCCGCGGCGCGCACCGGCACATGCGCACCTGGTGGGAGGCAGTCGACCACGCCCGCCGCCTCCCCGACTCCGAGCTCCCCAAACAAGGACCGCGGTACGACGGCCCGCCGCCGGCCCGCGCCTGGGCCGACCGCGACCCGGACGCTGCGGCACGTCTCTCGGCCGCCCGCACGGCGGTCGCGGAGATCGCCGAGGCGCACCGCCTTCCGACGGAGAACCTCCTGGCCCCGGACACGATCCGCCGGCTCGCCTGGTCCCCGCCCAGCGACGTGAACCTCGAGGTCGTCACGACCTTCCTCCGCGACCACCACGCACGTCCGTGGCAGATCGGCCTCACCGCCGACGTACTCACCGACGCGATGACCTCAGAGGCCCCCGCCAAGCCCCTCGACCAGCCCCCCGACTAG
- a CDS encoding winged helix-turn-helix domain-containing protein: MPNPHRRLSDPRELNALAHPVRMAIIELLSVSGPLTATELADRLDETPANCSWHLRKLAQHGFVVEAEGGKGRQRPWQVPGLGFRWDEEHASGSIDERRAAQALSDVMMGRAIDRLREAQQRAPEESEEWRAAHSNTEMVAWLTPDELKEMNEAINAVLDRHVERLTDPKQRPAGARLCEFVAWGVPTYFPGVDPA; the protein is encoded by the coding sequence ATGCCGAACCCGCATCGCCGCCTGAGCGACCCCCGTGAGCTGAACGCTCTGGCCCATCCCGTGCGGATGGCGATCATCGAACTGCTGTCGGTCAGCGGACCGCTGACCGCGACCGAGCTGGCCGACCGGCTCGACGAGACGCCGGCGAACTGTTCGTGGCACCTGCGCAAGCTGGCCCAGCACGGGTTCGTGGTGGAGGCCGAGGGTGGGAAGGGCCGGCAGCGGCCGTGGCAGGTGCCGGGGCTCGGATTCCGCTGGGACGAGGAGCACGCGTCGGGATCGATCGACGAGCGGCGTGCCGCGCAGGCGTTGTCCGACGTGATGATGGGTCGCGCGATCGACCGGTTGCGGGAGGCGCAGCAGCGCGCACCGGAAGAGTCCGAGGAGTGGCGTGCGGCGCACAGCAACACCGAGATGGTCGCCTGGCTGACTCCGGACGAGCTCAAGGAGATGAACGAGGCGATCAATGCTGTGCTCGACCGCCATGTCGAGCGGTTGACCGATCCGAAGCAGCGGCCGGCGGGTGCGCGACTGTGCGAGTTCGTCGCCTGGGGTGTCCCGACGTACTTCCCGGGGGTCGATCCGGCATGA
- the hemG gene encoding protoporphyrinogen oxidase encodes MSRVVVVGGGISGLAAAHALATGPNPPQITVLEGSPRLGGKLAGAELEGVPVDLGAESVLARRPEAVDLIRAVGLGDDVVHPATTSAGLWVGDRIRAIPPTVMGVPVDPSATVDVLGSAAAEQVAHEAELPAPALTEDVAIGRFVAERMGSAVTDKLIDPLLGGVYAGKAEEISLAAAVPDLYAKLRTAPSLLAATAELRELGQKRAGQPVFAGVVGGINRIITALEQDLTARGVEIRRKLTVRRISRTPDGFALEAGPVPAPTVLTADAVVVAVPAAPAARMLTELVPTASTELAAIEYASMAIVTLAVRKRDWPDDATGSGFLVPSVEERTIKASTYSHAKWAWSAEAGGELAVLRASVGRLGEEYVLQRSDEELVALAVADLRKAIGLQAEVVGSLVTRWGGGLPQYAVGHLDRVDRVEAAVADVPGLAVCGAAYRGVGIAACVASGGKAATRVQEHLNALETMAK; translated from the coding sequence GTGAGCCGGGTCGTTGTCGTCGGTGGCGGGATCAGTGGGCTGGCGGCGGCGCATGCGCTGGCGACCGGGCCGAATCCGCCGCAGATCACCGTGCTCGAGGGGTCGCCGCGGCTCGGCGGGAAGCTGGCCGGGGCCGAGCTCGAAGGGGTGCCGGTCGATCTGGGCGCCGAGTCGGTGCTGGCGCGGCGGCCGGAGGCGGTCGACCTGATTCGGGCCGTCGGCCTCGGTGACGACGTGGTCCACCCGGCGACGACCTCCGCGGGTCTGTGGGTCGGGGACCGGATCCGGGCGATCCCGCCGACCGTGATGGGGGTCCCGGTCGATCCGTCCGCAACGGTCGACGTACTCGGGTCTGCGGCGGCCGAGCAGGTCGCGCACGAAGCCGAGCTGCCGGCGCCGGCGTTGACCGAGGATGTGGCGATCGGGCGGTTCGTTGCCGAGCGCATGGGGTCGGCGGTGACCGACAAGCTCATCGACCCGCTGCTCGGCGGGGTGTACGCCGGGAAGGCCGAGGAGATCTCGCTCGCGGCCGCCGTACCGGACCTGTACGCCAAGCTGCGGACCGCGCCGAGCCTGCTCGCCGCGACGGCCGAGCTACGTGAGCTGGGCCAGAAGCGCGCCGGCCAACCCGTGTTCGCGGGCGTTGTCGGCGGGATCAACCGGATCATCACCGCCCTGGAGCAGGACCTGACCGCGCGCGGCGTGGAGATCCGCCGCAAGCTGACCGTACGACGGATCTCGCGGACGCCGGACGGCTTCGCCCTCGAGGCGGGCCCCGTGCCCGCGCCGACCGTGCTGACCGCGGACGCCGTCGTGGTCGCCGTACCCGCGGCACCGGCCGCGCGGATGCTGACCGAGCTGGTGCCGACGGCATCGACCGAACTGGCGGCGATCGAGTACGCGAGCATGGCGATCGTGACGCTGGCTGTCCGGAAGCGCGACTGGCCGGATGACGCGACCGGCTCCGGGTTCCTCGTGCCCTCCGTCGAGGAGCGCACGATCAAGGCGTCGACGTACTCGCACGCCAAGTGGGCGTGGTCGGCCGAGGCCGGGGGAGAGCTGGCCGTACTGCGTGCCTCGGTCGGACGACTCGGTGAGGAGTACGTGCTGCAGCGGTCCGACGAGGAGCTCGTCGCGCTCGCGGTCGCGGATCTGCGCAAGGCGATCGGCTTGCAGGCCGAGGTCGTCGGGTCGCTGGTGACGCGATGGGGCGGCGGCCTTCCGCAGTACGCCGTGGGGCATCTGGACCGGGTCGACCGGGTCGAGGCCGCTGTGGCCGACGTACCGGGGTTGGCGGTGTGCGGAGCGGCGTACCGAGGTGTCGGGATCGCGGCGTGTGTCGCGTCCGGTGGCAAGGCAGCCACCCGGGTGCAGGAGCATCTCAACGCATTGGAGACAATGGCGAAGTGA
- a CDS encoding GNAT family N-acetyltransferase — protein MTLEPLTAEHADAVLAFELENREYFASWIWDRGDDYFANFAAKHAALLAEQAAGVCRFHVLVDDSGAVAGRVNLVDLKNGSAELGYRMAQKWAGQGLASAAVRAIIGVAATEYGLTALWAGASDRNPASQAVLTRAGFRQVATTSTDLGPGKRFELVLEGV, from the coding sequence GTGACTCTGGAACCCCTGACCGCGGAGCACGCCGACGCCGTGCTCGCCTTCGAGCTGGAGAACCGCGAGTACTTCGCCTCGTGGATCTGGGATCGCGGCGACGACTACTTCGCGAACTTCGCCGCCAAGCACGCGGCCCTGCTCGCCGAGCAAGCGGCCGGGGTCTGCCGCTTCCATGTGCTGGTGGACGACTCCGGTGCGGTGGCCGGCCGGGTGAACCTCGTTGACCTGAAGAACGGGTCGGCCGAGCTGGGCTACCGGATGGCGCAGAAGTGGGCGGGGCAGGGCCTCGCGTCGGCGGCGGTGCGGGCGATCATCGGCGTCGCCGCCACGGAGTACGGATTGACGGCCCTGTGGGCCGGAGCCTCGGACCGGAACCCGGCGTCGCAGGCGGTGCTGACGCGGGCCGGATTCCGGCAGGTCGCCACCACAAGCACCGACCTGGGCCCGGGCAAGAGGTTCGAGTTGGTCCTGGAGGGCGTGTGA
- a CDS encoding MFS transporter produces the protein MRKLFAQPGFPRLFGGLSTSMLGDSVMLLVLSMWVKTLTGSNALAGLTFFFMVLPALGAPLLGVWVDRLPRKAILVWGNFASAAAVLPLVLVRDESDVWLIWVVAFLYGVSFVVLPAAVNGLLKELLPDDLLVDANSSLATIKEGYRLFGPLVGAAIFATAGGWLVAVIDATTFAAAGLFIATIKVTETPAPAKHTFREDVLGGVRFLVGDRVLRHVLAGLAISILVIGFFESSIYALMDAFGKPPTFSGVFVTCQGIGAIIGGLTASRAVRRLGEIAVCVVGLVALAAATIVCAAAPTIIVVLIGAGICGLGLPWTFVAFTTLMQRRSPGHLIGRVSTAVEVLLSTPQAISLAVGSLLVSLLSYRQIFAIIATVILLGALQIVLTLRTELRPAPTPTESVSGVNP, from the coding sequence ATGAGGAAGCTCTTCGCGCAGCCCGGGTTCCCACGCCTGTTCGGCGGGCTGAGTACGTCGATGCTGGGCGACTCGGTGATGCTGCTGGTGCTGAGCATGTGGGTGAAGACGCTCACCGGCTCCAACGCGCTCGCCGGTCTGACCTTCTTCTTCATGGTGCTGCCGGCGCTCGGCGCCCCGCTGCTGGGCGTGTGGGTGGACCGCCTGCCCCGCAAGGCGATCCTTGTTTGGGGCAACTTCGCGAGCGCGGCCGCCGTACTCCCGCTCGTCCTGGTCCGGGACGAGAGCGACGTCTGGCTGATCTGGGTGGTCGCCTTCCTGTACGGCGTCTCGTTCGTCGTCCTGCCCGCTGCCGTCAACGGGCTGCTCAAGGAGTTGCTGCCGGACGATCTCCTCGTCGACGCGAACTCCAGCCTGGCCACGATCAAGGAGGGCTATCGGCTGTTCGGGCCGCTGGTCGGCGCCGCGATCTTCGCGACCGCGGGCGGCTGGCTGGTGGCGGTCATCGACGCGACCACGTTCGCGGCCGCCGGGCTGTTCATCGCGACGATCAAGGTCACCGAGACCCCGGCGCCGGCGAAGCACACCTTCCGCGAGGACGTCCTCGGTGGCGTCCGGTTCCTGGTCGGCGATCGGGTACTGCGCCATGTCCTCGCCGGGCTGGCGATCTCGATCCTCGTCATCGGCTTCTTCGAATCGTCGATCTACGCGCTGATGGATGCCTTCGGCAAGCCGCCGACGTTCTCCGGCGTCTTCGTCACCTGCCAGGGCATCGGTGCGATCATCGGTGGCCTCACCGCGAGCCGCGCCGTACGCCGCCTGGGCGAGATCGCCGTCTGCGTGGTCGGCCTGGTCGCACTGGCCGCCGCCACGATCGTCTGCGCCGCCGCACCCACGATCATTGTGGTGCTGATCGGTGCCGGCATCTGTGGGCTGGGGCTGCCGTGGACGTTCGTGGCGTTCACGACGCTGATGCAGCGCCGCTCACCGGGGCACCTGATCGGCCGGGTCTCGACCGCGGTCGAGGTGCTGCTGTCGACGCCGCAAGCGATCTCGCTCGCCGTCGGCAGTCTGCTCGTGAGCCTGCTGAGCTACCGCCAGATCTTCGCGATCATCGCAACCGTGATCCTGCTCGGCGCGCTCCAGATCGTCCTGACCCTCCGCACCGAGCTCCGCCCAGCCCCGACTCCAACGGAGTCCGTCTCAGGGGTCAACCCCTGA
- a CDS encoding DUF3000 domain-containing protein, with product MGARKQVDAPPAEFAEAVSQLRGARFRPEVFVEEMPAPQRIAPHAAAVSADVTVDGDDVATGRLVILYDPAGNDAWQSTFRCVAYVRAAVEPEMVTDALLGGVGWTWLMEALADRGADFLAPSGTVTRVVSESFGGMADDDATAEIEIRASWSPVPGPGGLVDVTRHAEAWGEVLCTAAGLPPVPPGVVAMPTRRGQRGR from the coding sequence ATGGGTGCCCGCAAGCAGGTCGACGCGCCACCCGCGGAGTTCGCCGAGGCAGTCTCGCAGTTACGAGGTGCCCGGTTCCGGCCCGAGGTTTTCGTCGAGGAGATGCCCGCACCGCAGCGGATCGCACCGCACGCGGCCGCGGTCAGCGCGGACGTGACGGTTGACGGCGACGATGTCGCCACCGGCCGGCTCGTCATCCTCTACGACCCGGCCGGGAACGACGCCTGGCAGTCGACCTTCCGCTGTGTCGCGTATGTGCGTGCCGCCGTCGAACCGGAGATGGTGACCGACGCGCTGCTCGGTGGCGTGGGCTGGACCTGGTTGATGGAGGCGCTGGCCGACCGCGGCGCCGACTTCCTGGCCCCGAGCGGTACCGTCACCAGGGTGGTATCGGAGAGTTTCGGCGGCATGGCCGACGACGACGCGACGGCGGAGATCGAGATCCGCGCGTCCTGGAGCCCGGTGCCGGGGCCTGGTGGCCTGGTGGACGTGACCCGGCACGCCGAGGCGTGGGGCGAGGTTCTCTGTACGGCGGCCGGACTGCCGCCGGTTCCGCCGGGGGTTGTCGCGATGCCGACCCGACGCGGACAGCGGGGCCGATGA
- a CDS encoding dienelactone hydrolase family protein — protein MTLEIDTGSGLIPVHEWGSADSEAPGVLLLQEIFGVSDYIKHRAADLRALGYYVIAPEIYWRLDDTELDESSPDLLQRAMGIVGRLDWDQAVKDAVAALEYLQARGKGAGVVGFCFGGGLGYNVAAVASPDVLVSYYGSALKQLGELAPKVTATSLHHFGNTDAYLDVDEIVPMLGAAEIHRYDGAGHAFDNPLPMFHHPDASALAWRRTEDFLARHLPTPQG, from the coding sequence GTGACATTGGAGATCGATACCGGTTCAGGTTTGATACCAGTCCACGAGTGGGGATCCGCCGATAGCGAGGCCCCCGGAGTCCTGCTGCTGCAGGAGATCTTCGGGGTCTCCGACTACATCAAGCACCGTGCGGCGGATCTGCGCGCCCTCGGGTACTACGTGATCGCGCCGGAGATCTACTGGCGGCTCGACGACACCGAGCTGGACGAGTCCTCGCCGGACCTGCTGCAGCGCGCCATGGGCATCGTCGGACGCCTCGACTGGGACCAGGCCGTCAAGGACGCCGTCGCCGCACTGGAGTACCTGCAGGCGCGCGGCAAGGGCGCCGGAGTGGTCGGCTTCTGCTTCGGTGGCGGGCTGGGCTACAACGTCGCGGCCGTGGCGTCACCGGACGTGCTCGTGAGCTACTACGGCTCCGCGCTCAAGCAGCTCGGCGAGCTCGCGCCGAAGGTGACCGCGACCAGCCTGCACCACTTCGGCAACACCGACGCCTACCTGGACGTCGACGAGATCGTCCCGATGCTGGGCGCTGCCGAGATCCACCGGTACGACGGCGCCGGTCACGCGTTCGACAACCCGCTGCCGATGTTCCACCACCCCGACGCCTCCGCCCTCGCATGGCGCCGTACCGAAGACTTTCTTGCCCGTCACCTCCCAACTCCACAAGGATGA
- a CDS encoding VOC family protein encodes MHRKAFPVLYVQNVRRSVEFYSLLGYESTYQFPLEGDPHYVGLERGDSSLGLSDANWPEAQLGITVGTAPRFELFVYVDDVDAEVEVFRAAGHPVLQEPATMPWGERQAYLADPEGNPVALATPI; translated from the coding sequence ATGCATCGCAAGGCCTTCCCGGTGCTCTACGTCCAGAACGTACGCCGGTCCGTCGAGTTCTACAGCCTGCTCGGCTACGAGTCGACGTACCAGTTCCCGCTGGAAGGCGACCCGCACTACGTCGGCCTGGAGCGTGGCGACTCGTCCCTCGGCCTGTCCGACGCCAACTGGCCAGAGGCCCAGCTGGGCATCACCGTGGGTACGGCGCCACGCTTCGAGCTGTTCGTGTACGTCGACGACGTCGACGCCGAGGTGGAAGTGTTCCGGGCCGCGGGCCACCCGGTCCTGCAGGAGCCCGCGACCATGCCCTGGGGCGAGCGCCAGGCGTACCTCGCCGACCCCGAGGGCAACCCGGTCGCGCTGGCAACGCCGATCTAG
- the hemQ gene encoding hydrogen peroxide-dependent heme synthase: protein MTGKPKARELNDVIRYTLWSVFKVETPLGDADRDELTAELNDLVGKLAADDVVIRGIYDVEGFRADADFMIWWHASTSDALQKAYHALRRSRLGRHLVPVWSQFALHRPAEFNKSHIPAFLADEEPRAYVCVYPFVRSYEWYLLPDEERRFMLAEHGKMARTYPDVRANTVASFALGDYEWILAFEADELHRMVDLMRDLRASTARRHVREEVPFYTGKRTELGELVANLV from the coding sequence GTGACAGGTAAGCCGAAAGCCCGCGAGCTCAACGACGTCATCCGCTACACCTTGTGGTCGGTCTTCAAGGTCGAGACGCCGCTCGGTGATGCCGACCGGGACGAGCTGACCGCCGAGCTCAACGACCTGGTCGGGAAGCTCGCGGCCGACGACGTGGTGATCCGCGGGATCTACGACGTCGAGGGGTTCCGCGCCGACGCCGACTTCATGATCTGGTGGCACGCCTCGACGTCGGACGCGCTGCAGAAGGCGTACCACGCGCTGCGCCGGTCGCGGCTCGGCCGGCACCTGGTTCCGGTCTGGTCGCAGTTCGCGCTGCACCGGCCGGCCGAGTTCAACAAGAGCCACATCCCGGCGTTCCTGGCCGACGAGGAGCCGCGGGCCTACGTCTGCGTGTATCCGTTCGTCCGGTCCTACGAGTGGTACCTGCTGCCGGACGAGGAGCGCCGGTTCATGCTCGCCGAGCACGGCAAGATGGCGCGCACCTACCCGGACGTGCGGGCGAACACGGTGGCGTCGTTCGCGCTCGGCGACTACGAGTGGATCCTCGCCTTCGAGGCCGACGAGCTGCACCGGATGGTCGACCTGATGCGCGACCTGCGCGCGTCCACGGCCCGGCGGCACGTCCGCGAAGAAGTCCCGTTCTACACCGGCAAGCGCACTGAGCTCGGCGAGCTGGTCGCTAACCTGGTGTGA